Proteins co-encoded in one Sus scrofa isolate TJ Tabasco breed Duroc chromosome 14, Sscrofa11.1, whole genome shotgun sequence genomic window:
- the C14H12orf65 gene encoding LOW QUALITY PROTEIN: probable peptide chain release factor C12orf65 homolog, mitochondrial (The sequence of the model RefSeq protein was modified relative to this genomic sequence to represent the inferred CDS: inserted 1 base in 1 codon), with product MSTSGLLRFPAHLARICTVPRGLRLCQKPALLTPGTAGAPVQAAGKKDRPALLSLDERELEEQFVKGHGPGGQATNKTSNCVVLRHIPSGIVVKCHQTRSVDQNRKLARRILQEKVDVFYNGENSPVYKXKREAEKRKQERKKRAKETLEKKKLLKEQWESSKNVPRERTASSDWKNVPDASRDGGVSPTTSAVTAPLKETM from the exons ATGAGCACCTCGGGTCTGCTCCGATTTCCCGCCCACCTGGCCAGGATATGCACGGTGCCAAGGGGGCTCAGGCTCTGCCAAAAGCCGGCGCTCCTAACCCCGGGAACAGCAGGTGCTCCAGTGCAGGCAGCAGGCAAGAAGGACCGCCCTGCTCTGCTCTCCCTGGATGAGCGTGAACTTGAAGAGCAGTTTGTAAAAGGACATGGTCCAGGGGGCCAGGCAACCAACAAAACAAGCAACTGCGTGGTGCTGAGGCACATCCCCTCGGGCATCGTGGTCAAG TGTCACCAGACAAGATCCGTTGACCAAAACAGAAAGCTAGCTCGGAGAATCCTGCAAGAGAAAGTGGATGTTTTCTACAATGGTGAAAACAGTCCTGTTTACA GAAAAcgagaggcagagaagagaaagcaagagaggaaaaaaagagcaaaggaaacactagagaaaaagaaactcctgAAAGAACAATGGGAATCAAGTAAAAATGTGCCCAGAGAAAGGACCGCGAGTTCTGACTGGAAGAACGTGCCAGACGCTTCCAGGGATGGCGGGGTGAGCCCCACCACCAGCGCTGTGACAGCGCCTCTGAAGGAGACCATGTGA